The window CACAAGCGCCGCGTCAACGCCCAAAGATTTTACGTATTTAGCGTCCCGAGGGTCCAAAATTCCGCTTTCGGACACCTTAATTACCGTATCGGGCAAATATTTTATAAGCCTTTCGGTGTTTTTTATATCCACCTCAAAAGTCTTTAGGTTTCGGTTGTTAATGCCTATAATGCCCGCGCCTAATTCAAGCGCCGCGTCAAGCTCGTCTCGGTCGTGGACTTCAACCAATACCTCCAGCTCCAAACTTTTAGCCAAGTTAAAAAAGTTTTTTAATTGCTCATTGGTCAATATCGCGCAAATCAAAAGCATACAATCGGCGCCTATTACCGCGGTTTTCAAAATGTCATACTCGTCTATTATAAAATCCTTCCGCAAAACAGGCAAGTCGCTTAGTTTTTTAAACGCCTCCAAATCCCGCTCGCTGCCCAAAAAATATTTTCGCTCGGTCAAAATGCTGACCGCCTGCGCGCCTGAGACTTCTTTGGCAAAATCGCCTATTTTTAAGTCTTGGTTTAACACGCCCGCCGAAGGCGAGGCCTTTTTATACTCGGCGATAATGTTAAGCCTTCCCTGCTTTCGTATGCTTTTTGAAAAGGCGCGCCTTGACTGTCCCAAGACCAGCTTTTTTTCTAATTCCTTTGCGCT is drawn from Clostridiales bacterium and contains these coding sequences:
- the trpC gene encoding indole-3-glycerol phosphate synthase TrpC; translation: MKPINDLLRAVLKNKKQQLKEEKARLSAKELEKKLVLGQSRRAFSKSIRKQGRLNIIAEYKKASPSAGVLNQDLKIGDFAKEVSGAQAVSILTERKYFLGSERDLEAFKKLSDLPVLRKDFIIDEYDILKTAVIGADCMLLICAILTNEQLKNFFNLAKSLELEVLVEVHDRDELDAALELGAGIIGINNRNLKTFEVDIKNTERLIKYLPDTVIKVSESGILDPRDAKYVKSLGVDAALVGTAFSKSASISQAIENLRV